Proteins from one Halovivax limisalsi genomic window:
- a CDS encoding ferredoxin--NADP reductase, with translation MERESVTIAAVRDVGPGTVALDLETPDGFDALPGQFVLLRASPDDEEIARHYTLSSPSVDETFEVTVGVDPEGDLSPWLADREPGDVVHIEGPFGEIKYDRDRDVVAIAGGPGVGPAVAIAEAARDAGHDAAVIYQDDEPAHRDRLDALADAGVPVTVLEQGDEGLREAIAEHVDDGQCYAFGFSDFVRTVADAIDEAGGDSDDALIENFG, from the coding sequence ATGGAACGCGAATCGGTGACGATCGCGGCCGTTCGCGACGTCGGGCCCGGTACCGTCGCGCTCGATCTCGAGACGCCGGACGGGTTCGACGCGCTCCCCGGCCAGTTCGTCCTGCTCCGGGCGAGTCCGGACGACGAGGAGATCGCCCGCCACTACACGCTCTCGTCGCCGTCGGTCGACGAGACGTTCGAGGTGACCGTCGGTGTCGATCCAGAAGGCGACCTCTCGCCCTGGCTCGCCGACCGCGAACCGGGCGACGTCGTCCACATCGAGGGACCCTTCGGCGAGATCAAGTACGACCGAGACCGCGACGTGGTCGCCATCGCCGGCGGTCCCGGCGTCGGCCCGGCGGTCGCCATCGCCGAAGCGGCGCGCGACGCGGGCCACGACGCGGCCGTCATCTACCAGGACGACGAACCGGCCCACCGCGATCGCCTCGATGCGCTCGCGGACGCGGGAGTGCCCGTCACGGTGCTCGAACAGGGTGACGAGGGGCTCCGCGAGGCCATCGCTGAACACGTCGACGACGGCCAGTGCTACGCGTTCGGCTTTTCGGACTTCGTCCGGACGGTCGCCGACGCCATCGACGAGGCGGGCGGCGATTCGGACGACGCGCTGATCGAGAACTTCGGCTGA
- a CDS encoding pyridoxamine 5'-phosphate oxidase family protein has product MAQTPIPEEYLDLFEKRTFAHVATLTEDDDPHVTPVWIDYDADANRVLVNTERGRRKERNVARDPSVGISMTDPDDPYRHLSIIGEVTAVTTDGAREHADELAGRYTGTPEYPSEIRTERVLLKIRPTEVF; this is encoded by the coding sequence ATGGCTCAGACGCCGATCCCGGAGGAGTACCTGGACCTGTTCGAGAAACGCACCTTCGCGCACGTCGCGACGCTCACCGAGGACGACGATCCGCACGTGACGCCGGTCTGGATCGACTACGACGCCGACGCGAATCGCGTGCTCGTCAACACCGAGCGGGGGCGACGCAAGGAACGCAACGTCGCCCGGGATCCGTCCGTCGGCATCAGCATGACCGACCCGGACGATCCGTACCGCCACCTCTCGATCATCGGTGAGGTGACCGCGGTGACGACCGACGGCGCCCGCGAGCACGCGGACGAACTCGCCGGTCGGTACACGGGGACCCCGGAGTATCCGTCCGAGATCCGGACCGAACGCGTCCTCCTGAAAATACGACCGACCGAAGTGTTCTGA
- the mce gene encoding methylmalonyl-CoA epimerase — protein MRFDHAGIATEDAAELTALFGDLCGFEVAHEETFDGMRVVFLDVGGGYLELLEPTEGGTIARYLDENGPGIHHLAFETADVAAALATARELEIGLVDEEPRPGAWGHDVAFLHPADTGGVLIEFVEH, from the coding sequence ATGCGTTTCGATCACGCCGGAATCGCGACCGAGGACGCGGCCGAACTGACGGCCCTGTTCGGGGACCTCTGCGGGTTCGAGGTGGCCCACGAAGAGACGTTCGACGGGATGCGCGTCGTCTTCCTCGACGTCGGCGGCGGCTATCTGGAACTACTCGAACCGACCGAGGGCGGGACCATCGCCCGGTACCTCGACGAAAACGGACCCGGCATTCACCACCTCGCGTTCGAGACGGCAGACGTCGCCGCCGCGCTCGCGACCGCTCGCGAACTCGAAATCGGGCTGGTTGACGAGGAGCCCCGCCCCGGCGCCTGGGGTCACGACGTCGCCTTCCTCCATCCGGCCGATACCGGCGGTGTCCTGATCGAGTTCGTCGAGCACTGA
- a CDS encoding acyl-CoA mutase large subunit family protein gives MFDPDDLESIREGRAEWREETVEPVVDRFGERKETFTTDTNGQEVDRLYTPADVADLDYEEDLGYPGEPPYTRGVYSTGYRGRLWTMRQYAGFSTPEDTNERYHYLLDQGQTGLSMAFDLPTQMGYDSDAEMAAGEVGKAGVAIDSLDDMLTVFDGIPLDEVSTSMTINAPASVLLAMYIAVGDRQGVDREQLRGTIQNDLLKEYIARNTYIYPPEPSMRIITDIFDFCAEETPNFNTISISGYHIREAGSTAAQELAFTLGNGIEYVEAAVDAGLDVDEFAPQLSFFFNGHNNIFEEVAKFRAARRMWHDIMEERFDAENPKSKQLKFHTQTAGSMLTAQQIENNVVRVAYQALAAVLGGTQSLHTNGKDEALALPTEESVRTALRTQQILAHESGAADTIDPLAGSYYVESLTDEVEADAYDILEEVDERGGMLDAVESRWVQRQIQDTAFDRQQEIESGERVIVGVNEFETDEAGQEMDVQEVTAEDQRRQIESLEDARAKRDAEEAAATLEAVRRAARGDDNLMPYIIDAVKAHATVGEICNVLREEFGEYQGGGTV, from the coding sequence ATGTTCGACCCCGACGACCTCGAGTCGATCCGCGAGGGCCGGGCGGAGTGGCGCGAGGAAACGGTCGAACCGGTGGTCGACCGGTTCGGCGAGCGCAAGGAGACGTTCACGACGGACACGAACGGCCAGGAGGTGGATCGCCTCTACACGCCCGCGGACGTCGCCGATCTCGACTACGAGGAAGACCTGGGATATCCCGGCGAGCCGCCGTACACGCGCGGCGTGTATTCGACGGGCTACCGCGGCCGTCTGTGGACGATGCGCCAGTACGCCGGGTTCTCGACGCCCGAGGACACCAACGAGCGCTATCACTACCTGTTAGACCAGGGCCAGACGGGCCTATCGATGGCCTTCGACCTGCCGACCCAGATGGGCTACGACTCGGACGCCGAAATGGCCGCCGGCGAGGTCGGCAAGGCCGGCGTCGCCATCGACTCGCTGGACGACATGCTCACCGTCTTCGACGGGATCCCGCTCGACGAGGTCTCGACCTCGATGACGATCAACGCGCCCGCGTCGGTCCTGCTCGCGATGTACATCGCCGTCGGGGACCGCCAGGGCGTCGACCGCGAGCAGTTGCGCGGGACGATCCAGAACGACCTCCTGAAGGAGTACATCGCGCGCAACACCTACATCTACCCGCCCGAGCCCTCGATGCGGATCATCACGGACATCTTCGACTTTTGCGCCGAGGAGACGCCGAACTTCAACACGATCTCGATCTCCGGCTATCACATCCGCGAGGCCGGCTCGACCGCCGCCCAGGAACTCGCCTTCACGCTCGGCAACGGCATCGAGTACGTCGAGGCGGCCGTCGACGCCGGGCTCGACGTCGACGAGTTCGCACCGCAACTCTCCTTTTTCTTCAACGGCCACAACAACATCTTCGAAGAGGTCGCGAAGTTCCGGGCCGCCCGGCGGATGTGGCACGACATCATGGAGGAGCGCTTCGACGCCGAGAACCCCAAGTCCAAGCAGCTCAAGTTCCACACCCAGACGGCGGGCTCGATGCTCACCGCCCAGCAGATCGAGAACAACGTCGTCCGCGTCGCCTACCAGGCGCTCGCGGCCGTCCTCGGCGGCACCCAGAGCCTCCACACCAACGGCAAGGACGAGGCCCTCGCGTTGCCCACGGAGGAGTCGGTGCGGACCGCGCTGCGCACCCAGCAGATCCTCGCACACGAATCCGGCGCGGCCGACACGATCGACCCGCTGGCCGGCAGCTATTACGTCGAGAGCCTCACCGACGAGGTCGAAGCCGACGCCTACGACATCCTCGAGGAGGTCGACGAGCGCGGCGGCATGCTCGACGCCGTCGAATCACGGTGGGTCCAGCGCCAGATCCAGGACACGGCCTTCGATCGCCAGCAGGAGATCGAGAGCGGCGAGCGCGTCATCGTCGGCGTCAACGAGTTCGAGACTGACGAGGCGGGCCAGGAGATGGACGTCCAGGAAGTGACGGCGGAAGACCAGCGGCGCCAGATCGAGAGTCTGGAGGACGCTCGCGCGAAGCGGGACGCGGAGGAAGCGGCGGCGACCCTCGAAGCCGTTCGCCGGGCGGCTCGCGGCGACGACAACCTCATGCCCTACATCATCGACGCGGTGAAGGCCCACGCCACGGTCGGCGAGATCTGTAACGTCCTCCGCGAGGAATTCGGCGAGTACCAGGGCGGCGGTACGGTCTGA
- a CDS encoding potassium channel family protein produces the protein MDADLAADVVIGLYLGVLTSIFPALIAFALGFVFKYVTGVTVPGLGVVVLGGGLAGISGGLLGLLDPAVAGTPAGITALLVVLMVCLWAHSIGDTLGARLPRRLTLSGLRGRGLAPDLAEHIDRFGQIRLRPIGEVESIEGYPPLPAELREALGASTWTLPADRSLSELETELAEQISSEFDVAEVSVSVDRRGHVELAAAPATAGLSRSIRPGHRAVTVRTLLPTGLARGDEVALTVGEDETVTGAVVGAQTDDDEPGRPNADTDPTGRPPDEDPDPPSERDTEPEAPGDRPIATPSAGTTTGGRGQVSVSLPAGDAGRILASDAAKLTVRAGGSHREFALVSLLQRAGNRFERISIAAGSDLDGVTIDEAAVRDAFEVAILSIRRAGQRIVGPAGDEGLRAGDEVLVVGNPPALDRFEEAVA, from the coding sequence ATGGATGCCGATCTAGCCGCCGACGTCGTGATCGGGCTCTACCTCGGGGTGCTCACCTCGATCTTCCCCGCCCTGATCGCGTTCGCGCTCGGCTTCGTCTTCAAGTACGTGACGGGCGTCACCGTCCCCGGCCTCGGTGTCGTCGTCCTCGGCGGCGGCCTGGCCGGGATCTCCGGCGGGCTTCTCGGACTGCTCGATCCGGCCGTCGCGGGGACGCCTGCGGGGATCACGGCGCTGCTCGTCGTCCTGATGGTCTGTCTCTGGGCCCACAGCATCGGCGACACGCTCGGGGCGCGCCTTCCCCGGCGGCTGACGCTCTCGGGGCTCCGCGGACGCGGCCTGGCGCCGGACCTCGCGGAACACATCGACCGCTTCGGCCAGATCCGCCTGCGACCGATCGGGGAGGTCGAGAGCATCGAGGGCTACCCGCCCCTGCCGGCGGAACTCCGGGAGGCCCTCGGCGCGTCGACCTGGACGCTCCCCGCCGATCGATCGCTGTCGGAGCTGGAGACGGAACTCGCCGAGCAGATCTCGAGCGAATTCGACGTGGCCGAGGTATCGGTCTCCGTCGACCGGCGGGGACACGTCGAACTCGCCGCCGCGCCCGCCACCGCGGGGTTGTCGCGATCGATTCGGCCCGGACACCGGGCGGTGACGGTCCGCACCCTCCTGCCGACGGGGCTCGCGCGCGGCGACGAGGTGGCGCTCACCGTCGGCGAGGACGAGACGGTTACCGGCGCCGTCGTCGGCGCACAAACTGACGACGACGAACCGGGGCGACCGAACGCGGACACCGATCCGACCGGGCGACCACCCGACGAGGATCCGGATCCGCCGTCCGAACGAGACACGGAACCGGAAGCGCCCGGTGACCGACCGATCGCGACGCCGAGCGCCGGGACGACGACCGGCGGACGCGGACAGGTCTCGGTGTCGCTCCCGGCCGGCGACGCAGGTCGAATTCTCGCGTCGGACGCGGCGAAGCTGACCGTCCGGGCCGGGGGCAGCCACCGCGAGTTCGCCCTGGTCAGTCTCCTCCAGCGGGCGGGCAACCGGTTCGAACGGATCTCGATCGCCGCCGGAAGCGACCTCGACGGGGTGACCATCGACGAGGCGGCGGTCCGGGACGCATTCGAGGTCGCCATCCTGTCGATTCGACGCGCCGGGCAGCGCATCGTCGGGCCCGCCGGGGACGAGGGGCTCCGCGCCGGCGACGAGGTGCTCGTCGTCGGGAACCCGCCGGCGCTCGATCGATTCGAGGAGGCGGTCGCATGA
- a CDS encoding TrkA C-terminal domain-containing protein, translating into MSTSAVGLVLENAVVVLALRVLGLAILSGVVTAVAAFFFARYGGESLPDGPALLVGLGSVAIYLNTRVALVQFLGDGGDPVTLSAAASNLVVLGAAAMTALAGGRFGTEVAESDRFRSGGFARDLSPLVRATGRSIAVELPEVVADIEGYDPVAEETRTAIAGTTLHFPRGLTVEELEAELATRLKARYDVGTVDADITADGTVEYLAVGQRAAGLAPTIPPGYEVTAVTADPPRSASPGDAIQLWRAGERVASGEVRATAGRTVTLVGVEGAFDAVDPTASYRLVTLPADSRIDREFVTALRRAEQTTSEVSIEAESPLVGRSVRDAPGTIVAIRTRTGELVTIPDPDRRLEAGDVLSVLGLPATLRALASEATETAAEPDPTGPDVESLELER; encoded by the coding sequence ATGAGCACGTCGGCCGTCGGGCTGGTCCTCGAGAACGCGGTGGTCGTCCTGGCGCTGCGGGTTCTCGGCCTGGCGATACTCTCCGGCGTCGTCACCGCCGTCGCCGCGTTCTTCTTCGCGCGCTACGGGGGCGAGTCGCTCCCCGACGGGCCGGCGCTGCTGGTCGGGCTGGGGAGCGTGGCCATCTACCTCAACACGCGCGTCGCGCTCGTCCAGTTCCTCGGCGACGGCGGCGATCCGGTGACGCTGAGCGCAGCCGCCTCGAACCTCGTCGTCCTGGGCGCCGCGGCGATGACCGCGCTCGCCGGCGGGCGCTTCGGGACCGAGGTGGCCGAGTCGGATCGTTTCCGCTCCGGCGGGTTCGCACGGGATCTGAGTCCGCTCGTCCGGGCGACCGGCCGCTCGATCGCCGTAGAACTGCCGGAGGTGGTCGCAGACATCGAGGGCTACGATCCGGTCGCCGAGGAGACGCGGACCGCGATCGCGGGGACGACGCTTCACTTCCCGCGCGGTCTCACGGTCGAGGAACTCGAAGCCGAACTCGCCACGCGGCTGAAAGCCAGATACGACGTCGGCACCGTCGACGCGGATATCACCGCCGACGGCACGGTCGAGTACCTCGCCGTCGGCCAGCGCGCCGCCGGTCTCGCGCCCACCATCCCGCCGGGCTACGAGGTAACAGCGGTGACCGCGGATCCACCACGGAGTGCCTCGCCGGGCGACGCAATCCAGCTCTGGCGAGCGGGCGAGCGGGTCGCCTCGGGAGAGGTGCGCGCGACCGCCGGACGGACCGTCACCCTCGTCGGCGTGGAGGGAGCCTTCGACGCGGTCGATCCGACGGCGTCGTACCGCCTGGTCACGCTGCCGGCCGATTCGCGGATCGATCGGGAGTTCGTCACGGCGCTGCGTCGGGCGGAGCAGACGACGAGCGAGGTTTCGATCGAGGCGGAGAGCCCGCTGGTCGGCCGGTCCGTCCGTGACGCGCCGGGGACGATCGTCGCGATCCGAACCCGGACCGGCGAACTCGTCACGATTCCCGATCCGGACCGGCGGCTCGAGGCCGGCGACGTGCTCTCGGTCCTCGGACTGCCCGCGACGCTACGGGCGCTCGCGTCGGAGGCGACCGAAACGGCCGCCGAACCCGATCCGACCGGCCCCGACGTCGAGTCCCTCGAACTGGAACGGTAA
- a CDS encoding GNAT family N-acetyltransferase, with the protein MYVRDAKNREEVWLLDRIEELGLDDTAFRSRDYVVAIDEVSNEKAGFGRIRIHRPDDGDPVCELTSIGVLEAWRDQGVGAHVVERLVDYASDQGFERVYALTSEGPYLARFGFESIDVDSLPAVLQSRLEAKRDGVDPDAKPLRVAVDDFTVPDRLRDAFKAASKEEAAGDDETDPEEFGIDPETATYKYET; encoded by the coding sequence ATGTACGTCCGGGACGCGAAGAACCGAGAGGAGGTGTGGCTTCTCGATCGGATCGAGGAACTCGGATTGGACGACACGGCGTTTCGGTCCCGCGATTACGTGGTCGCGATCGACGAGGTCTCGAACGAGAAGGCGGGCTTCGGACGCATTCGGATCCACCGACCGGACGACGGCGATCCCGTCTGCGAACTGACGAGCATCGGCGTCCTCGAGGCCTGGCGCGACCAGGGCGTCGGTGCCCACGTGGTCGAGCGACTCGTCGACTACGCGAGCGACCAGGGGTTCGAGCGCGTCTACGCACTCACGAGCGAGGGACCGTACCTCGCCCGATTCGGCTTCGAGTCGATCGACGTCGACTCGCTCCCGGCCGTCTTGCAGTCCCGGCTCGAGGCGAAGCGCGACGGCGTCGATCCCGACGCGAAGCCGCTTCGCGTCGCCGTCGACGACTTTACCGTCCCCGACCGACTTCGGGACGCGTTCAAAGCGGCCAGCAAGGAGGAAGCCGCGGGCGACGACGAGACCGATCCGGAGGAGTTCGGCATCGACCCCGAGACGGCCACGTACAAGTACGAGACGTGA
- a CDS encoding AMP-binding protein encodes MTGEYIDEVVHEPSPAFAESTNVRRFMRTYDIDDYEELIERTTTDVDGVEASGIEWFWDELVDYLDIEFDEPYDAVRDDSDGPQFTDWYPGGELNIARNVLDRHAALDSPQRNTVATIWEGEDGEVREVTYHDLHRQANRVANALAERGVGVGDTVGLYMPMVPEVVSILYGCFKVGAIAVPIFSGFGVDAIATRIADAEPAVLFTGDGFLRRGDPITLKESGDEAIGQAGHVEHTIVFDRLGASDPDTDIEIPWDDDRDEWWADAVATQEPAYDTRSLPSDQESMLLYSSGTTGKPKGIVHTHAGVQVQCAKELHFGMDLKPADRFFWVSDIGWMMGPWTLIGVHTFGGTVFMYEGAPDHPEPDRFWELIDRHKLTQFGISPTAIRALRKHGDEWVDGHDLSSLRILGSTGEPWDPESWLWFYETIGGEECPIVNISGGTEICGCFLMPMPDQPLKPCTLGGPGLGMDVDIVDADGESVADDHERGYLVARDSCPSMTKSLWSGDERYLEEYWSTWDDLWDHGDWAQQDADGFWFLHGRADDALNVAGRKVGPAEVEGALIDHPAVNQAAAVGAPDETTGTAVVAYVILEDGESESEALREELREQVGEEHGKPFRPREILFVDEFPKTQSGKIIRRAIEATYTGEDLGDLSSIENPGALDALEAAR; translated from the coding sequence ATGACGGGCGAGTACATCGACGAGGTGGTCCACGAACCGTCGCCGGCGTTCGCCGAGTCGACGAACGTCAGGCGGTTCATGCGGACCTACGACATCGACGACTACGAGGAACTGATCGAGCGCACGACGACCGACGTCGACGGCGTCGAGGCCTCGGGGATCGAGTGGTTCTGGGACGAGCTCGTCGATTACCTCGACATCGAGTTCGACGAGCCCTACGACGCGGTCCGCGACGATTCCGACGGCCCGCAGTTTACCGACTGGTATCCCGGCGGAGAACTCAACATCGCCCGCAACGTTCTCGATCGCCACGCCGCGCTCGACTCGCCCCAGCGTAACACCGTGGCGACGATCTGGGAGGGCGAAGACGGCGAAGTCAGGGAGGTAACCTACCACGACCTCCACCGGCAGGCCAACCGGGTGGCGAACGCCCTCGCGGAACGGGGCGTCGGCGTCGGCGACACCGTCGGCCTCTACATGCCGATGGTCCCCGAGGTCGTCTCGATCCTCTACGGCTGTTTCAAGGTGGGCGCCATCGCCGTCCCCATCTTCTCCGGCTTCGGCGTGGACGCGATCGCGACGCGGATCGCGGACGCCGAGCCCGCCGTCCTGTTCACCGGCGACGGCTTCCTCCGTCGCGGCGACCCTATCACGCTCAAGGAGTCCGGGGACGAGGCCATCGGGCAGGCCGGCCACGTCGAACACACCATCGTCTTCGATCGACTCGGCGCCAGCGACCCCGACACCGATATCGAGATCCCGTGGGACGACGATCGCGACGAGTGGTGGGCCGACGCCGTCGCCACGCAGGAACCCGCCTACGACACCCGCTCGCTCCCCTCGGATCAGGAATCGATGCTCCTCTATTCGTCGGGGACGACCGGCAAACCGAAGGGGATCGTCCACACCCACGCCGGCGTCCAGGTGCAGTGCGCGAAGGAGTTGCACTTCGGGATGGACCTCAAACCCGCCGATCGGTTCTTCTGGGTCTCGGACATCGGCTGGATGATGGGGCCGTGGACGCTCATCGGCGTCCACACCTTCGGCGGCACCGTCTTCATGTACGAGGGCGCGCCCGACCACCCCGAGCCCGATCGCTTCTGGGAGCTGATCGACCGCCACAAGCTCACGCAGTTCGGCATCTCGCCGACCGCGATCCGGGCCCTGCGCAAGCACGGCGACGAGTGGGTCGACGGCCACGACCTCTCCTCGCTGCGGATCCTCGGTTCCACCGGCGAGCCGTGGGATCCCGAATCCTGGCTGTGGTTCTACGAGACGATCGGCGGCGAGGAATGCCCGATCGTCAACATCTCCGGCGGAACGGAGATCTGCGGCTGCTTCCTCATGCCCATGCCCGACCAGCCGCTGAAACCCTGCACGCTGGGCGGTCCCGGTCTCGGCATGGACGTCGACATCGTCGACGCCGACGGCGAGTCCGTCGCCGACGACCACGAGCGCGGCTACCTCGTCGCGCGCGACTCCTGTCCGTCGATGACGAAGTCGCTCTGGTCCGGCGACGAGCGCTACCTGGAGGAGTACTGGTCGACGTGGGACGACCTCTGGGACCACGGCGACTGGGCCCAGCAGGACGCGGACGGCTTCTGGTTCCTCCACGGACGGGCCGACGACGCGCTCAACGTCGCCGGGCGCAAGGTCGGACCCGCCGAGGTCGAGGGCGCGCTCATCGACCACCCGGCGGTGAACCAGGCCGCGGCCGTCGGCGCCCCGGACGAGACGACCGGGACCGCGGTGGTCGCGTACGTGATCCTGGAGGACGGCGAGTCGGAGTCCGAGGCGCTGCGCGAGGAGCTGCGCGAGCAGGTCGGCGAGGAACACGGCAAGCCGTTCCGCCCGCGCGAGATCCTCTTCGTCGACGAGTTTCCCAAGACCCAGTCGGGCAAGATCATCCGCCGCGCGATCGAGGCCACCTACACCGGCGAGGACCTGGGCGACCTCTCGAGTATCGAGAACCCCGGGGCGCTCGACGCGCTCGAAGCGGCCAGGTAA
- a CDS encoding PQQ-binding-like beta-propeller repeat protein, which translates to MFVRGEGLTALDGPTGSRLWQVRSGWTDSMYPSIDDRAYYGWVSDVPSNGGVVALDSDGTRRWTDETSGVFAPPIVTDKSVVVAGTTGVVSAFSRATGRTEWQRSLPGVDANDLVTSFTAGDGTLYCTAAENAWAVGMDGGTLEWQAAVENGFGDDLLARDERLYISGGDLRVLEDGTQRWSVSGDEPIELHGVVDDRVYVTRGRTLQARDAGDGTIRWRYPNVDAVTVDGTAIVASDSVVALDANGNEAWSIKLEGAKITTLDRFEDGLLALTPEKVYAVHYGGTIQVAAVPNVEAVESGTYLYASTEANTYAFDVS; encoded by the coding sequence GTGTTCGTTCGCGGGGAAGGTCTCACTGCACTCGATGGACCGACCGGATCTCGACTGTGGCAGGTACGTAGCGGCTGGACGGATTCCATGTATCCTTCGATCGACGACCGGGCGTATTACGGCTGGGTGTCGGACGTGCCGAGTAATGGCGGCGTCGTCGCCCTCGATTCTGACGGAACCAGGCGATGGACCGACGAGACGAGTGGAGTTTTCGCTCCGCCGATCGTGACCGACAAATCCGTGGTCGTGGCCGGGACCACTGGAGTCGTCTCTGCATTTTCCCGCGCTACTGGCCGAACGGAGTGGCAGCGTTCGCTACCGGGAGTCGATGCGAATGATTTGGTGACCTCGTTTACCGCAGGCGATGGGACCCTGTACTGCACGGCAGCTGAGAATGCATGGGCGGTTGGGATGGACGGTGGAACGCTCGAGTGGCAGGCGGCGGTCGAAAATGGCTTCGGTGACGACCTGCTAGCGCGGGACGAGCGGCTGTACATTTCCGGCGGCGACCTACGGGTGCTCGAAGATGGTACGCAACGGTGGAGCGTTAGCGGGGACGAGCCGATCGAACTACACGGTGTGGTGGACGACCGTGTCTACGTTACCCGCGGCCGGACGCTTCAGGCACGCGACGCCGGCGACGGCACGATTCGGTGGCGCTACCCGAACGTCGACGCCGTGACCGTCGACGGAACGGCAATCGTAGCAAGCGATTCGGTCGTCGCCCTCGACGCGAACGGGAACGAGGCGTGGTCGATCAAGCTAGAGGGTGCGAAGATCACAACACTCGACAGGTTCGAGGACGGACTCCTCGCGCTCACGCCGGAGAAGGTGTACGCGGTGCACTACGGCGGCACGATACAGGTGGCGGCGGTTCCGAATGTCGAAGCCGTCGAATCCGGCACGTACCTGTACGCGTCGACGGAGGCGAACACGTACGCGTTTGACGTATCGTAA